A stretch of DNA from Streptomyces sp. NBC_00654:
TCATGCATGGTTTATTCGAATATTTCGGACCCAGCACCACTACCCTGCGGCTGCCTTCGGTGCTGGCCACAGGAGTGGCGGCGGTTTGTGTGGCAGTCATCGGCAAACGACTGGCAGGGATATGGGTGGGCTTGGCGGGGGGGCTGGCGTTCGGCCTTCTTCCGGCCGTGCAGTTCTATCTCCAGGAGGGCCGGCCATACGCACTGGTCGCGGCCGGAGCTGGGGTTTCGACCCTGCTGCTCGTGACCGCGCTCCAAGGCCGCGCCCGGCTGCCGCACTGGTTCGCCTACGGCGGCACTGTCCTGGCATGCGGGCTGCTGAACTGGCTCTCGCTGATGATCCTGCCGGCGCACCTGATCACGCTGCTCTGGACACGAGCCACACACCGGGTGTCCATACGCTGGGGAACCGCGTCCGCAGCCGCCACGACGTGCGTACTGCCACTGGTCCTCTTCAGTCACGGCCAGTCCGTACAAGTCTCATGGATCCCGCCGTTGACCTGGCACATGCTGATCGGACCGGCGATCCTTCTCCTGATCGGCGGCGTCGGAGCCGCACTGGACCGGCCCCGGGCACGCCAACTGTCCATAGCAGCCGTCGGACTGCCGCTGCTGGCTCTGCCACAGCTCGGGCTCGTAGGCCTTTCCCTGATCCAGCCACTCTTCCTGGACCGGTACATACTCTTCAGCCTGCTGGGGCTCGCACTGCTGATCGGTTCATCCATCGGATCGGCAATACAGGCAGCCAGCCCCAGGTTCCCAAGGGCATCGACGTGGATCCTCCCTGCGGTGGTCGCCCTCGCGATGATCGCGCTGCTACCGCAGTCACTGGCCAAACGCTCTCCGGCAAGCCGGGTGGACGACGTCCTGGCGGCGGCATCAGAAGTACGAAGCATGAAAGAGCCCGGAAATGCAGTGCTCTTCATCCCCTCGGCGCGGCGGGACACCAAGTCCGTCTCCCCCAACGCCTTCGCGGGACTGCGCGACATCGCTCTGACACAGAGCCCAGGGAAGTCCGGAACGCTCAAAGGCGTGGAAGCAGAACCGGAGAGGATCCGTACCGCAATGCTCGCACAGCAAAGGATCCTGCTGATATCAGACGCGTCTCAGGTGGCACGACCGGTCACAGCCAAGCGGGACAGACTGAAGTCCTCCGTGCTGGCGACGTACTTCACAGTGGTCGCGGACGAGCATGTCCGTGGCCGTAGGGTGACGGCGTATGAGCGACGCGCGCCAACCCTCTGACTCCCCGGCACACACGTTCCCAGTACTCCAGCAGTACTTCGCGGCTTGATCTGGGGAAACGTCGAGCGGTGGGAGTGAGCCTCTTCCCACCCGACAGGTGGGAGGATCGGCGCCCTGATGGCGGGCCCGCGCACGCTCCATCAGAGCCACCGTCGTGTCGTGCCTGGCGTCCGGCACTGACACTCCCCCGCCTCCTTCCGCACCGGGTCACCCGGCGGCCGGCAACGGCGATGAACTGCCGGGGTGTGACTCATGTGGACAGGGCAGGCAACAGCTCTCCGCCTTCCCTCGTCCGGGTGGGACCGCGCGTTTCCCCGAACTGCCCCAGCAGGCAGGGGCGTCGGTGACGGCATGCACCCGATCCACTAGCAACATCTGAGTGAGTCGGCCTGGTGGTCCTGGACATCACCGCCCCCGACGAAACCAAGTTGACCACGGTGATGACCGCCCTGCAAAAACAGTGGGCGACATCCGGCGTCACCACCGGGCAGCGGACTCCCGGACAGCCCGACATCCGGGCACGCGTCCACGCCGACACCCGTCGACCCGGCACCCACCCGTCACCAACCACGGGAAAGCCACCGCCGTGAGCACCGGAGACCGCTCGGTTACAAAGGCAGCTACCAGCGCGTTCACGCCTACCTGCGGGAGAAGCGCCTATCGCCTGGACCAGTGTCCGCCCGGCCGCCGACCCCGCGGACGGTCTCCGGGTGGATTCTGCGGCACCCAGATACCCTCGCACAGAGCGAACGACTCCGGCTCAAGGCGGTGCTGGCTCAGTGCCCGGAGCTGGACGCCCTCACCGGGCACGTCCGCTCCTTCGCCCGGATGATCACCGAGCGCAAAGGCGAACGTCTACCCGAATGGCTCGACGCTGTCCGGCAAGACGATTTGCCACCCAACCACACCCTGGCTGCAGGCATCGACCGCGACCGTGATGCCGTCGCGACCGGCCTCACCCTGCCCTGGAACTCCGACGTCGTCGAAGGGCACGTCAACCGGATCAAGATGCTCAAGCGCCAGATGTTCGGCCGCGCCGTCTTCACGCTGTTACGCAAGCGTGTACTTCTGGCCTAACTGATCGTTTCAGAATGCGGTTCGGAGTCGTCTCAAGCAGATGATGCTGCAGGCGAGTTGGAGCAGACCGAGATGGAGGTCGGCGCGTATCTCGTAGCGGATCCGAAGGCGTTTGAACTGGTGCAGCCAGGCGAAGGTCCGCTCGACGACCCAGCGGGTCCTGCCCAGGCCGGAGCCGTGCGGTGTGCCGCGACGGGCGATCTTCGGTGTGATCCCACGAGCCCGGACGAGGCGGCGGTACTTGTCGTAGTCGTAGCCACGGTCGGCGAACAGTCGCCGGGGCCGGTGGCGGGGCCGGCCGCGCAGGCCGCGGATGTGCGGTATGGCGTCCAGAAGTGGCATGAGCTGGGTGACGTCGTGGCGGTTGCCGCTGGTCAGAGCAACGGCGAGCGGGGTTCCGTGCCGGTCGACGATGATGTGGTGTTTGCTGCCGGGGCGTGCGCGGTCGACCGGCGAAGGTCCGGTGTGAGCCCCCCCTTGAGGGCCCTGACGTGCGAGCCGTCGATCGCAGCGTCGTCCATCTCCAGCAGGCCCTCTTTACGCAGTTCTGCCAGCAGGACTTCGTGGAGGCGGGGCCAGACTCCGGCTTCGGTCCAGTCCCGCAGACGCCGCCAGGCCGTCACCCCACTGCAGCCCACCTGCTCCGCAGGGACGTCCCGCCAGCTCACACTTTTGCGCAGCACGTAAACGATGCCCCGCAGAGCAGCACGGTCATCGGCCGGCAGCCGCCCGGGATACCGGTGCCGCCGAGGCGGACGAGGAGGCAGCAGCGGGGCTATGCGTTCCCACAGGTCATCGGGCACGAGATCAGCAGACACCCGGCAGATCCTGCCGACACAACACCCAACTGCCAAGCCAACACACCGATCTCATTCTGAAACGATCAGTAAGGCGCTGGCGTGGTGAGCATGAGATCACCGGACTCTACGCCGTGCCCTACGACACCGAGACCGAAGTCGGCGTCACCCGGTTTCCACTGGGGCGGTGGGTGCACCAGCAGCGGCGGGCGCAGCGGGCCGGTGAGCTCGACGCCCACCGCAAGGAACTCCTCGACCAGGAGGGCATGGTCTGGGAACCCGGCGACGAAGCATGGGAGACGAAGCTCGCCGCGCTCCGATCCTTCCACCGGGCCCACGGGCATCTGGCGCCGCGGCAGGACGCCGTGTGGGGCGAGGCGGACGACGACCTGGTAGCCATCGGGCAGCTCATGGCCAACCTGCGCCGGAAGGACGGCCTGGGCAAGGACCCGGGGCGCGCCGGGACACGCGGCGAGCAGCTGGCCGCCATCGACGAGGACTGGAACTGTTCGTGGCCGCTGGACTGGCAACGCCACTACCGGGTCCTCGCCGACCTCGCCGACACCGAGACCGGCGGGACCCTCCCCGACATCCAGGCCGGTGTCCTGTTCGAGGGTGACGATCTGGGGAAATGGCTGGCGCAGCAGCGGAAGGCGCACACCTGGGCGCAGCTGAGCGGTGAGCAGCAGGAGCGGCTCGGCGGGCTCGGTGTGACACCCGACGAGCCGGAACCCGCCCCGGTGACAGCACGCGTGGCGAAGGGGGCGGGTGGGTTGTCGGCGCCGTTCCGGCGGGGGGTTGCGGCCCTTGCGCAGTACCTTCAGCGCGAAGGGCACGAGCGTCCTGTCCCGAGGAAACACGAAGAGCCGGCCGAGGTCGACGGCCAGGAGCACGTCGTGAAACTCGGTGTGTTCCTCAGCAACGCCAAGAGCCGACGCGAACGCCTCACCCAGGAGCAGCGTGAGGCCCTCGCACAGCTCGGGATGGAGTGGGCATAACACCAGCCACGGCCCGTCGTTGCCGGCGCAGCCGTTGACCTGCCGTCCCAGTCGGTTGGACGGACATGTGTGCATGATTCCGCCCCGGCATGCGCGCAGCGCACGTCCGGGTACCAGTCGGTTAACGACGTGGCCGGCGATTGAGCGGATCGGCTCGTCACGCAGCGGGAGGTCACCTGGGTTGAAGGTGCCGTCATCGTCCGGGAAGTTTGGGGGCATGAGACTGCATGGGGACAGGATCGTGCTGCGTCCAGCGACCGATGGCGATTCCGAGATCCTCGCAAGGGTCGTACGAGAGCCGGAAGTCGCGGCGTGGTGGTCGCCTCCGGACTCCTACGAGGGCATGCTGGCCGTCGTTTTCGAGGGTGCGGTCATCGGTGCCGTCCAGTTCGACGAAGAGTTCGATCCCAAGTTCCGTCACGCCAGCATCGATATCTTCATGACGGCGATGTACCACGGGAAGGGGCTCGGTGCCGACACGGTGCGTACGCTGGCCAGGTGGCTGGTGCAGGAACGCGGTCATCACCGACTGACCATCGATCCCGCCGCAGCCAATACCGCGGCGATCCGCTGCTACGGGAAGGTCGGGTTCAAGTCCGTGGGCATCATGCGAGCGTACGGGTGACCACCGGACGGGGGCCTGGCAGGACGGGCTGCTGATGGATCTGCTCGCGGACGAGCTTTCCTGACCCGGTCGGCCCGCCCACGCTTCGGGGCGTGACGTGACAAGGGCCGCGCGGGTTCTTCGGGTGAAAGGACGAAGTGGGCCCGTGCGACCTTGTCGGATCCTGCCCTTCGGTGGTATCTCCCGGGGGGGTGTAGCGGTCAGTTCGTTGAGTCGCCGGCTAGGCGCGCGGCGCGTTCCTGTTCTATGGCGCGGTGCAAGTGCCACAGGGTCACTGCGGGAAGCAGGCCGCCGAGCCGGGCAGCCGCCTTCAAGTCCTCCACCGCACCCGTCAGGAAAGTCTTGGCTGTGTGCCCGGGCTCGTCGGCCCGGGCGGGAGCATCAGCGGCGGCCGCTCCGAGGAGATCGGCCAGCTCGGCGATCCCCGGATCTTCCGGCACCGCCCTGCCCCACCTCGCGGCCGCGTCACCGAGCTGAGCAATACGACGGTCGCGCCTGGCTGCCAGGCGTAAGGAGATGTCCCCGTTGTTCACAGAGACATCGTCCCCCACCGTCCGAACACGAGAACACAAAACCGCCAGCAGACGATGGCCCGATCCGGGGCGGGCCATCGGACCTCGGCACACGGCCCCTCCCGCCCGGGCCGCATGAGCAGCGCGAATCCGGCCCCGACCAGCCAGCTCGCCGACCTTGACGCAGAGCGGACCGGTACGCGAACGGGACTGGCTACCTGCCATCCCGCAACACTGCACGGGAGTGGCTGTTGCCCCTGCAGGAACGACGACCGGAGCCACACCAGCCCAGCCCCGCAGGCCCCACAACCAGGCCACATACCGAGGACAAGTGAGACTGCACATCGCCCAACCCACCTGCGCACCCTGCCGCAGCAACCAGGAAAGCCAAGGCCACCGAGCTCGGTCGTTCCCGTGCTGCGCAGATCGGATGAGCACCCCCACCCCGAACACGGGCAGTCATACTACGAAGCCCCAGTTCAGAAACCCGCTCTCTACGCAGATCCACAGATCGGCGGCAGCCAGGCCCTCGCCGGGCTCGGGGTGGAATGGGCGTGACACCGGCCATGGTCGGTCGTTGAACCGGCGGAACACGTCACAGTGCACCGCGAGACCCCGGGCGCCATCGCCCGGGGTCGCGTGCTGTGTCGGCGCCGCCGACATCACGGGGTGCCGTCCGGGGTGTCCGGGTGGTTCAGGCGGCCGAGTGTTTCCAGCAGGTGGGCGACGCGGCCGGACTCCGGGGCGTCCTGGACCGCTGCGGCCTCGGTGAGAACATCCTGACGGATGTCCGGCGGTGCGTCCCGCCAGTGGGCCGCCAGCTGATCGAGGCGTGCGGTATCGCCCGGCTCCGGGTCGGGCAGCCGTTCCGTCAGATCTCCTCCGGCCCAAGGTCCCGGACCCAGCGCCACCGGCCCGTCGTATCGGGTGCGTACAGGGACCGGCCACCGGGGTGCTCTCCGTAGTCGCTGATGATCGCGGTCCAGGGATCCGGATCACCGGTGTCCACCGGCACCACCCACCCATCGAGCGGCCCGCCGTACAACTCGACCTCGGTCATCGTGTCGTCCACCACCTCACCGTACGAGGCAGACACCCCCCTCAGGTGAGCAATCCAGCCAGGAAGGCGAGTCCGGAGCGGGTCGGCACCCCTGGAGTGCCGCCGCTCCCGGAAACCCGCCGCACCACTGGTGTGCCGCACTGGGGCCTCGGCTTCATTGACCCGAATTGCTGCGCCGGAGTGGGGTGTTGGGATCGAATACAGGTATGCCTTCCACGCCTGCCCGCGCCCGCGGTTACGCCGTACCACCCGTCTCACTGCCCGTACCTCCGTAGGCCTGGGAGCAGGCTCCACCCGGCCACCAGACACTCCCCCTCCCACTCCCGCTGACCCTGCCCCTGACCCGGCCCCGGCTCCGGCTCCGGCTCCGGCTCCGGCTCCGGCTCCGGCTCCGGCTCCCGGGGAACGTCCGGAGGCCCTGGACTGGGCGCGCCGGATCGAGTTGTTCACTGTCGTGGTCGCCGCTGTCGTGGCGGTGGTGGGTCTCTGGTACTCGAACGTTCAGACCAGGCAGGCCAATGAGCAGGCCCGCCAGGCGACCACCCAGGCGCGGGATGACCGGGCGCTGGCGAAGGAGGGGCAGATCACCGACCGGTACACGGCGGCGGTAGGGAATCTCGGTGAGGACAAGATGGACGTGCGGCTGGGCGGCATCTACGCCTTGCAACGGATCATGCAGGACTCCCACCGCGACCAGCCCACCATCGCCAACGTCCTCGCCACCTACATCCGCACCCACGCCACCAAACCCCCGCCCGAAGGCCAGGACGTCCCGGCCGACGTCCACGCCGCCCTCACCATCCTCGCCACCCGCGACACCAAACAGGACAGCACCTTCCGCCTCGACCTCCACGGCGCCAAACTCCCCAGCATCGCCCTCACCGTCAGACTGGTGGCACTACACGGCGCGGACCTGCGCGACGTGGACCTGAGCGGCGCGCAGCTGCATAGCGCGGACCTGCGCGGCACGGGACCTGACGAAGCGGCAGATTGACTCAGCCTTCGCCGACAGCGATACACAGATCGATTAGCACCTGCCGTGCTTCCCGCCGGCTGTGACCACGATCGTGACCGGACCGGTAACAGGGCCGCTGCGACCACCCCCGGCAGGGCCGACCCGTGGATGCCGGGGTCGTCGGGTACCTGTCCGCCCCACGGCGCTGCCGCTTCAACGAGCTGGGTGACACGGCGGCCGTGCCCGGACGCACGCGCGGGGAGCACAGCCTCTGCGTCCAGTCGTCGGTGTCGCTGCACGAGCCGGCCGTGGAGAGCGCGGGCAGCAGTGACCGCGCGGACGCGTTCCGCGCGTGGAACCGGCCGAGCACACTCGGAAGGATCGACCGGCGGATCTCGGGGCGCGTACGGCGGGTGTGAGCCGCCCCTTTTTGATCACGTGTGTCCGGCGGGTACAACCCTTGGCCGGATCCGGCTGTCTGTACGGGAGCAGATCAACTGCATTCGAACGCGCAGTGACCATCGGGGGAACATGCCCGGGACGTTCCCGCGCACTCTCCCTTAGGAGTCCCGCGTGGCAGCCCGCACCCTCGGTACACGCCTGGTCCTCGCCATCACCGTGGCATCCGCCGTCGCCAGCCTGCCCCACGTCGCCCATGCGGCCGTGCCGTCCGGCCCCGTACAGGCGACGACCGCCCCCGCCGGGCCGCAAGACGACTTCAACGGTGACGGGTACGATGATCTGGCGTTCTCGGCGCCCGGGGCGACGGTCAACGGTTTCGCCGGTGCCGGATTCGCCGGAGTGGTCTACGGGTCGAGCAGTGGCCTGAAGACCGCCACCAAGCAGGTCCTCACCCAGGACTCGGCCGGCATCCCCGATGTCGCGGAGACCGGGGACAGGTTCAGCAGCACGCTCGTCTCCGCCGACCTCGACAAGGACGGATACACCGACCTGGTGGTCGGCTCGGCGGGTGAGGACGGTGTCGGCGTGGACGCCGGGACGCTGACCGTCGTATGGGGTGGTGCGGCCGGGCTTTCAGGTGGCGCCACACTCCTGCTGGGCACCCCGTACAGCGAGGTCGGCAGCGAACTGACCGCGGGCGACTTCAACGGGGACGGGTCCAAGGACCTCGCCACGTTCGTGCACGACGACCTCCAGGTCCTGACGGGGCCGTTCACCCGCGCCGGAACCGCGACCTCCGC
This window harbors:
- a CDS encoding IS5 family transposase (programmed frameshift), which produces MSADLVPDDLWERIAPLLPPRPPRRHRYPGRLPADDRAALRGIVYVLRKSVSWRDVPAEQVGCSGVTAWRRLRDWTEAGVWPRLHEVLLAELRKEGLLEMDDAAIDGSHVRALKGGPHTGPSPVDRARPGSKHHIIVDRHGTPLAVALTSGNRHDVTQLMPLLDAIPHIRGLRGRPRHRPRRLFADRGYDYDKYRRLVRARGITPKIARRGTPHGSGLGRTRWVVERTFAWLHQFKRLRIRYEIRADLHLGLLQLACSIICLRRLRTAF
- a CDS encoding glycosyltransferase family 39 protein, coding for MKPPTAPLRDRVLVWLLPMSWTLALGMWGLSRQDSVWRDEAATWQVAQRSTPEIWNMLGNVDVVHGCYYLFMHGLFEYFGPSTTTLRLPSVLATGVAAVCVAVIGKRLAGIWVGLAGGLAFGLLPAVQFYLQEGRPYALVAAGAGVSTLLLVTALQGRARLPHWFAYGGTVLACGLLNWLSLMILPAHLITLLWTRATHRVSIRWGTASAAATTCVLPLVLFSHGQSVQVSWIPPLTWHMLIGPAILLLIGGVGAALDRPRARQLSIAAVGLPLLALPQLGLVGLSLIQPLFLDRYILFSLLGLALLIGSSIGSAIQAASPRFPRASTWILPAVVALAMIALLPQSLAKRSPASRVDDVLAAASEVRSMKEPGNAVLFIPSARRDTKSVSPNAFAGLRDIALTQSPGKSGTLKGVEAEPERIRTAMLAQQRILLISDASQVARPVTAKRDRLKSSVLATYFTVVADEHVRGRRVTAYERRAPTL
- a CDS encoding DUF6207 family protein yields the protein MTALQKQWATSGVTTGQRTPGQPDIRARVHADTRRPGTHPSPTTGKPPP
- a CDS encoding pentapeptide repeat-containing protein, whose translation is MFTVVVAAVVAVVGLWYSNVQTRQANEQARQATTQARDDRALAKEGQITDRYTAAVGNLGEDKMDVRLGGIYALQRIMQDSHRDQPTIANVLATYIRTHATKPPPEGQDVPADVHAALTILATRDTKQDSTFRLDLHGAKLPSIALTVRLVALHGADLRDVDLSGAQLHSADLRGTGPDEAAD